GCCGCCGTTGACCTGCCCTGTACCGGCGTTGGGCGTCGGTATCTGGTTGTTCTGCGGACCGTTGAGCATGGTGACGTTGAACACCGGCGTCGCCACCGGCATTTTCTTCTGCAGGTCCATCGTGTTCCGCACCTGCATGTTGACCTGTGCCCCGAGGGTCTGTCCGTTGGCGTTCTGCCAGATGCTGGACATGGTCACCCCGAAGCTGATGATGCGGTCGGGAAGGACGAAACGGCCGCGCAGTTGGGACAGTTCGAGATCGCTCAGTTCCGTCGGCTGCAGCAGGGGGGCCGCGGGTACCTGGAAACTTGCGGCGAGGCAGCTCGCGGCAAGCAGGAGTTGTCGTTTCATGGCATTCTCCAAGAGCTTCCTGCTCCGCTCATTCTCAGAAGAAGTCGCTGTGAATGAAGCCAAAGTCCATCAGATCGGCATCCCTGACGGGGCGGAAACGGTCCAGCCGGTCTCGAGCTGTCAGGGGTTCCGGCGGGCTCAGCAACGGATTGTTGCGGTCATAGCCATGACCGATGACCGCGAACACGATGCCGTTCCAGCCTTTGTTGAAGTCGTCGCGGGTGTACCGCTTGTGGCCCAATGCGGGGTCGCCGATGTAGACCCAGTTGCCCTGCGTGCGCTGCAGCACCACGAAGTGCTTGTAGCCACGGATTTCCATCAGGACGATCACCGGAATCTTCAGTTGCTCGAGCTGCTCGGCCTGGATGCGATAACCGCGGGCGCGCATACCCATGCTCTCGACGTAGCGCTTCATGTCCAGCATCGAGAAGCCCTGTTTGCGCACCTGTTCGGCGTCGGCGTAGGTCAGCATGCCCTGGATCACTGTCTGCTCATCCAGCGGGGCGTTGTAGGCCTTCTCGAGGATGGTTGCCAGGGCGGCGGCGCCGCAGCTGAAGTCGGTTTTCTGTTCCACCAGGTCGGCGAAGCGGCGCTCACGGATGCTCTGGACTTCCTTGTACGCGAGGTTGCCGCCGGGCAGCGCGGCGAACGGCAGGTAGGCCGCGTCGGCGATTCCGGTCAGCAACAGCAATGTCAGGGCAAAGAGAGAGCGCATGGCGGCAGGTCCCGTCATTGAAAGGGGCCCTGGCCTGGGCCAGGGCCCGATACAGCCACTCAGAAGGTCGACTTGCCGACGCAAGCAGAGCAACCG
This Pseudomonas sp. ATCC 13867 DNA region includes the following protein-coding sequences:
- a CDS encoding C39 family peptidase — translated: MRSLFALTLLLLTGIADAAYLPFAALPGGNLAYKEVQSIRERRFADLVEQKTDFSCGAAALATILEKAYNAPLDEQTVIQGMLTYADAEQVRKQGFSMLDMKRYVESMGMRARGYRIQAEQLEQLKIPVIVLMEIRGYKHFVVLQRTQGNWVYIGDPALGHKRYTRDDFNKGWNGIVFAVIGHGYDRNNPLLSPPEPLTARDRLDRFRPVRDADLMDFGFIHSDFF